Proteins co-encoded in one Gossypium arboreum isolate Shixiya-1 chromosome 11, ASM2569848v2, whole genome shotgun sequence genomic window:
- the LOC108473755 gene encoding protein phosphatase 2C 32-like isoform X1 has product MGNGTSRVVGCFVPFNGKSGVDLDFLEPLDEGLGHSFCYVRPPIFDSPAITPSNSERFTVDSSTLDSETLSGSFRHETIEDSLGLQRQSKSFPETTFKTISGASVSANVSTARTGNQIAMFATDVQEPAASFESTSSFAAIPLQPVPRGSGPLNSFMSGPLERGFASGPLDRGGGFMSGPIEKGVMSGPLDTADKSNFSAPLTRGCRRPHFQRFMRSVSGPMKRTFSKHSMGSGWMQRFLLHPLTRLAWHAKEPKLRSEPSRNCLEGGPSEGEYGSSRNLQWAHGKAGEDRVHVVLSEEQGWLFIGIYDGFSGPDAPDFLMSHLYKAIDKELEGLLWDYEDKSRFDPLKPEISTSRNPHASFECSKENQSNSCSDQEILSSIGELLNQENTKGQSSNNEIVEENDDVRDKKEQDLSKCRKSTLGAECECDSFPHANLAGQGRKSMRLYELLQMEPWDGQGSLSISQMDRQGKSSCNFQPLSDNLECINPSNFKDDRSNIQGEDPTTSGEDIGVGLDFDNQGAATAATMSGQRHNTRKSLIGSKIRKVYRKQKSLRKKLFPWSYDWHREEICVDERIVESSGPIRRRKSGVVDHDAVLRAMARALESTEEAYMEMVEKALDINPELALMGSCVLVMLMKDQDVYVMNLGDSRVILAQERPNDRHPNPNSVKDDLKYRNRSRELLARMELDRISEESPMHNQHGQVSILNKNRDISICRLKMKALQLSTDHSTSIEEEILRIQAEHPDDDKAISNDRVKGQLKVTRAFGAGFLKKPACNEALLEMFQIDYVGNAPYVSCIPSVVHHRLSPSDRFLVLSSDGLYQYFSNEEVVAHVTWFMENVPEGDPAQYLVAELLFRAAKKNGMDFHELLDIPHGDRRKYHDDVSVMVVSLEGRIWRSSG; this is encoded by the exons ATGGGTAATGGGACTTCTCGTGTTGTTGGTTGCTTTGTGCCGTTTAATGGAAAAAGCGGAGTTGATTTAGATTTTCTAGAGCCCTTGGATGAAGGCTTAGGCCATTCATTTTGTTATGTTAGGCCTCCGATTTTTGACTCTCCTGCCATTACTCCATCAAACTCGGAGAGGTTTACCGTTGATTCAAGTACCCTTGATTCTGAGACGTTGAGTGGGTCATTTAGACATGAAACCATAGAGGATTCCTTAGGACTACAAAGACAGAGTAAGAGTTTTCCAGAAACTACATTTAAGACCATCTCTGGTGCATCTGTTAGCGCGAATGTTTCTACAGCTAGAACTGGTAACCAGATCGCAATGTTTGCTACTGATGTCCAAGAGCCTGCTGCATCATTTGAGAGCACCTCCTCTTTTGCTGCAATCCCTTTGCAGCCAGTTCCTCGTGGTTCTGGTCCTCTGAACAGCTTTATGTCTGGACCTCTTGAGAGAGGGTTTGCTTCAGGGCCTCTTGATAGGGGAGGTGGTTTTATGTCTGGACCAATTGAGAAGGGTGTGATGTCTGGCCCCCTTGATACTGCTGATAAATCCAATTTCTCTGCGCCACTTACACGTGGTTGTAGAAGACCCCATTTCCAGCGATTTATGAGAAGTGTTAGCGGACCAATGAAAAGGACCTTTTCAAAGCATTCTATGGGGTCTGGTTGGATGCAAAGATTCTTGCTGCACCCACTAACTCGATTGGCATGGCATGCTAAGGAGCCCAAGCTTCGATCAGAACCCTCTCGGAATTGTCTTGAAGGGGGGCCATCTGAAGGGGAATACGGGAGCAGTCGAAACTTGCAATGGGCTCATGGAAAGGCTGGTGAAGATAGGGTTCATGTTGTGCTTTCAGAAGAGCAAGGATGGCTGTTTATTGGGATATATGATGGTTTTAGTGGTCCTGATGCTCCGGATTTTCTGATGAGCCATCTTTATAAAGCCATAGACAAGGAATTGGAAGGGCTGCTCTGGGATTATGAAGATAAATCTAGATTTGATCCATTAAAACCTGAAATATCTACGAGTAGAAACCCTCATGCCAGTTTTGAGTGCAGCAAAGAAAATCAGTCAAATTCTTGTTCAGATCAAGAAATATTGTCTAGCATAGGAGAATTGCTTAATCAAGAAAATACTAAGGGTCAGTCTTCTAATAATGAGATAGTTGAGGAAAATGATGATGTGAGGGACAAGAAGGAACAGGATTTATCTAAGTGTAGAAAGTCCACTTTAGGGGCTGAATGTGAATGTGACTCTTTTCCACATGCAAACTTAGCTGGTCAAGGCAGGAAAAGCATGCGGCTGTATGAGTTACTTCAGATGGAGCCATGGGATGGTCAAGGTTCTTTGTCAATCTCACAAATGGATAGACAAGGAAAAAGTTCTTGCAATTTTCAACCGCTTTCAGATAATTTAGAATGCATCAACCCATCAAATTTCAAAGATGATAGGTCTAACATACAAGGTGAAGATCCTACTACTTCAGGAGAAGATATTGGGGTTGGGCTTGATTTTGATAATCAAGGTGCTGCAACTGCTGCTACCATGTCAGGGCAAAGGCATAATACACGAAAATCCTTGATTGGTTCAAAGATACGGAAAGTATATCGGAAGCAGAAGTCATTACGGAAGAAGCTTTTTCCTTGGAGCTATGATTGGCACAGAGAAGAGATTTGTGTGGATGAGAGAATAGTTGAATCTTCAGGACCTATTAGGAGGCGCAAGTCTGGAGTTGTTGACCATGATGCTGTGTTGAGAGCAATGGCTCGGGCGCTCGAAAGTACTGAAGAAGCTTATATGGAAATGGTGGAAAAGGCTCTTGACATAAATCCAGAGCTTGCTTTGATGGGATCATGTGTTCTAGTGATGTTAATGAAGGACCAGGATGTATATGTCATGAACCTTGGGGATAGCCGTGTGATTTTGGCACAGGAAAGACCAAATGATCGCCATCCAAATCCAAATTCTGTGAAGGATGATTTAAAGTATAGAAACAGATCTAGAGAGTTGCTAGCGCGTATGGAACTGGACAGAATATCAGAGGAGTCTCCTATGCATAACCAACACGGTCAAGTTAGCATACTGAATAAGAACAGAGACATCTCTATCTGCAGATTGAAGATGAAGGCGCTCCAACTTTCCACTGACCACAGCACAAGTATTGAAGAG GAAATCTTAAGAATACAGGCGGAACACCCTGATGATGacaaagccatttcaaatgatAGGGTGAAGGGGCAATTGAAAGTCACTAGGGCATTTGGTGCTGGTTTCCTGAAGAAG CCAGCTTGTAATGAAGCTCTGCTAGAGATGTTTCAAATTGATTATGTGGGAAATGCTCCTTATGTTAGCTGCATCCCGTCTGTTGTTCACCATCGGCTCTCCCCTAGTGACCGATTCTTGGTACTATCATCTGATGGACTTTACCAGTATTTCAGCAATGAAGAGGTTGTTGCCCATGTCACATGGTTCATGGAAAATGTTCCTGAAGGTGATCCTGCACAATACCTTGTTGCAGAGCTTCTGTTCCGTGCTGCAAAAAAGAATG GAATGGATTTTCATGAATTGCTCGACATACCTCATGGAGATCGGCGTAAATATCATGATGATGTTTCTGTTATGGTTGTTTCTTTGGAGGGAAGAATTTGGAGGTCTTCTGgatga
- the LOC108473755 gene encoding protein phosphatase 2C 32-like isoform X2, with translation MGNGTSRVVGCFVPFNGKSGVDLDFLEPLDEGLGHSFCYVRPPIFDSPAITPSNSERFTVDSSTLDSETLSGSFRHETIEDSLGLQRQSKSFPETTFKTISGASVSANVSTARTGNQIAMFATDVQEPAASFESTSSFAAIPLQPVPRGSGPLNSFMSGPLERGFASGPLDRGGGFMSGPIEKGVMSGPLDTADKSNFSAPLTRGCRRPHFQRFMRSVSGPMKRTFSKHSMGSGWMQRFLLHPLTRLAWHAKEPKLRSEPSRNCLEGGPSEGEYGSSRNLQWAHGKAGEDRVHVVLSEEQGWLFIGIYDGFSGPDAPDFLMSHLYKAIDKELEGLLWDYEDKSRFDPLKPEISTSRNPHASFECSKENQSNSCSDQEILSSIGELLNQENTKGQSSNNEIVEENDDVRDKKEQDLSKCRKSTLGAECECDSFPHANLAGQGRKSMRLYELLQMEPWDGQGSLSISQMDRQGKSSCNFQPLSDNLECINPSNFKDDRSNIQGEDPTTSGEDIGVGLDFDNQGAATAATMSGQRHNTRKSLIGSKIRKVYRKQKSLRKKLFPWSYDWHREEICVDERIVESSGPIRRRKSGVVDHDAVLRAMARALESTEEAYMEMVEKALDINPELALMGSCVLVMLMKDQDVYVMNLGDSRVILAQERPNDRHPNPNSVKDDLKYRNRSRELLARMELDRISEESPMHNQHGQVSILNKNRDISICRLKMKALQLSTDHSTSIEEEILRIQAEHPDDDKAISNDRVKGQLKVTRAFGAGFLKKLVMKLC, from the exons ATGGGTAATGGGACTTCTCGTGTTGTTGGTTGCTTTGTGCCGTTTAATGGAAAAAGCGGAGTTGATTTAGATTTTCTAGAGCCCTTGGATGAAGGCTTAGGCCATTCATTTTGTTATGTTAGGCCTCCGATTTTTGACTCTCCTGCCATTACTCCATCAAACTCGGAGAGGTTTACCGTTGATTCAAGTACCCTTGATTCTGAGACGTTGAGTGGGTCATTTAGACATGAAACCATAGAGGATTCCTTAGGACTACAAAGACAGAGTAAGAGTTTTCCAGAAACTACATTTAAGACCATCTCTGGTGCATCTGTTAGCGCGAATGTTTCTACAGCTAGAACTGGTAACCAGATCGCAATGTTTGCTACTGATGTCCAAGAGCCTGCTGCATCATTTGAGAGCACCTCCTCTTTTGCTGCAATCCCTTTGCAGCCAGTTCCTCGTGGTTCTGGTCCTCTGAACAGCTTTATGTCTGGACCTCTTGAGAGAGGGTTTGCTTCAGGGCCTCTTGATAGGGGAGGTGGTTTTATGTCTGGACCAATTGAGAAGGGTGTGATGTCTGGCCCCCTTGATACTGCTGATAAATCCAATTTCTCTGCGCCACTTACACGTGGTTGTAGAAGACCCCATTTCCAGCGATTTATGAGAAGTGTTAGCGGACCAATGAAAAGGACCTTTTCAAAGCATTCTATGGGGTCTGGTTGGATGCAAAGATTCTTGCTGCACCCACTAACTCGATTGGCATGGCATGCTAAGGAGCCCAAGCTTCGATCAGAACCCTCTCGGAATTGTCTTGAAGGGGGGCCATCTGAAGGGGAATACGGGAGCAGTCGAAACTTGCAATGGGCTCATGGAAAGGCTGGTGAAGATAGGGTTCATGTTGTGCTTTCAGAAGAGCAAGGATGGCTGTTTATTGGGATATATGATGGTTTTAGTGGTCCTGATGCTCCGGATTTTCTGATGAGCCATCTTTATAAAGCCATAGACAAGGAATTGGAAGGGCTGCTCTGGGATTATGAAGATAAATCTAGATTTGATCCATTAAAACCTGAAATATCTACGAGTAGAAACCCTCATGCCAGTTTTGAGTGCAGCAAAGAAAATCAGTCAAATTCTTGTTCAGATCAAGAAATATTGTCTAGCATAGGAGAATTGCTTAATCAAGAAAATACTAAGGGTCAGTCTTCTAATAATGAGATAGTTGAGGAAAATGATGATGTGAGGGACAAGAAGGAACAGGATTTATCTAAGTGTAGAAAGTCCACTTTAGGGGCTGAATGTGAATGTGACTCTTTTCCACATGCAAACTTAGCTGGTCAAGGCAGGAAAAGCATGCGGCTGTATGAGTTACTTCAGATGGAGCCATGGGATGGTCAAGGTTCTTTGTCAATCTCACAAATGGATAGACAAGGAAAAAGTTCTTGCAATTTTCAACCGCTTTCAGATAATTTAGAATGCATCAACCCATCAAATTTCAAAGATGATAGGTCTAACATACAAGGTGAAGATCCTACTACTTCAGGAGAAGATATTGGGGTTGGGCTTGATTTTGATAATCAAGGTGCTGCAACTGCTGCTACCATGTCAGGGCAAAGGCATAATACACGAAAATCCTTGATTGGTTCAAAGATACGGAAAGTATATCGGAAGCAGAAGTCATTACGGAAGAAGCTTTTTCCTTGGAGCTATGATTGGCACAGAGAAGAGATTTGTGTGGATGAGAGAATAGTTGAATCTTCAGGACCTATTAGGAGGCGCAAGTCTGGAGTTGTTGACCATGATGCTGTGTTGAGAGCAATGGCTCGGGCGCTCGAAAGTACTGAAGAAGCTTATATGGAAATGGTGGAAAAGGCTCTTGACATAAATCCAGAGCTTGCTTTGATGGGATCATGTGTTCTAGTGATGTTAATGAAGGACCAGGATGTATATGTCATGAACCTTGGGGATAGCCGTGTGATTTTGGCACAGGAAAGACCAAATGATCGCCATCCAAATCCAAATTCTGTGAAGGATGATTTAAAGTATAGAAACAGATCTAGAGAGTTGCTAGCGCGTATGGAACTGGACAGAATATCAGAGGAGTCTCCTATGCATAACCAACACGGTCAAGTTAGCATACTGAATAAGAACAGAGACATCTCTATCTGCAGATTGAAGATGAAGGCGCTCCAACTTTCCACTGACCACAGCACAAGTATTGAAGAG GAAATCTTAAGAATACAGGCGGAACACCCTGATGATGacaaagccatttcaaatgatAGGGTGAAGGGGCAATTGAAAGTCACTAGGGCATTTGGTGCTGGTTTCCTGAAGAAG CTTGTAATGAAGCTCTGCTAG